The Acinonyx jubatus isolate Ajub_Pintada_27869175 chromosome E3, VMU_Ajub_asm_v1.0, whole genome shotgun sequence genome has a window encoding:
- the PAPOLB gene encoding poly(A) polymerase beta, with product MMPFPVTTPGSQQTPPPPKRCGISSPISLAAPKETDCVLTQKLIETLKPFGVFEEEEELQRRILILEKLNNLVKEWIREISESKSLPQAVIENVGGKIFTFGSYRLGVHTKGADIDALCVAPRHVDRSDFFTSFYDKLKLHEEVKDLRAVEEAFVPVIKLCFDGIEIDILFARLALQTIPEDLDLRDDSLLKNLDIRCIRSLNGCRVTDEILHLVPDIDNFRLTLRAIKLWAKCHNIYSNILGFLGGVSWAMLVARTCQLYPNAIASTLVRKFFLVFSEWEWPNPVLLKEPEEQNLNLPVWDPRVNPSDRYHLMPIITPAYPQQNSTYNVSVSTRMVMIEEFKQGLAITHEILLSKAEWSKLFEAPSFFQKYKHYIVLLASAPTEKQHLEWVGLVESKIRILVGSLEKNEFITLAHVNPQSFPAPKENPDREEFRTMWVIGLVLKKPENSDVLSIDLTYDIQSFTDTVYRQAINTKMFEVDMKIAAMHLRRKELHQLLPNQVLQRKKTHSAEGVTLTALNDNSLDFSVDSEDGMSVPSPTSTMKTGPTTGSCPGRNSPAPAIMVASVTNVQVTEVSLQQANPSESLGASGESIPQTASPPALCPPPKPTVARVVSSTRLVNHPPRPSGSTATNIANPMVGV from the coding sequence ATGATGCCGTTTCCGGTGACGACCCCTGGATCACAACAGACCCCGCCGCCGCCCAAGCGCTGTGGCATCTCCTCCCCCATCAGTTTAGCAGCCCCCAAGGAGACTGACTGCGTACTTACCCAGAAGCTAATCGAAACCCTGAAGCCCTTCGGGGtttttgaagaggaagaggaactgCAGCGCaggattttaattttggaaaaattaaataatctggTGAAGGAATGGATACGGGAGATCAGTGAAAGCAAGAGCCTTCCACAAGCTGTAATTGAAAATGTTGGCGGGAAAATCTTTACGTTCGGCTCTTACAGGTTAGGAGTACACACGAAAGGTGCCGATATCGATGCGTTGTGCGTTGCTCCAAGACATGTTGACCGAAGCGACTTTTTCACCTCGTTCTATGATAAATTGAAACTACACGAAGAAGTGAAAGATTTAAGGGCTGTCGAGGAGGCGTTTGTGCCAGTTATTAAACTGTGTTTTGATGGGATAGAGATTGATATTTTGTTTGCAAGGTTGGCGCTGCAGACCATTCCAGAAGATTTGGACCTAAGAGATGACAGTCTGCTTAAAAATTTAGATATTAGATGCATAAGAAGCCTTAACGGTTGTCGGGTGACAGATGAAATTTTACATCTGGTACCCGACATTGACAACTTCAGGTTAACTCTGAGAGCTATCAAATTGTGGGCCAAATGCCACAATATCTATTCCAATATATTAGGTTTCCTAGGAGGTGTTTCCTGGGCCATGCTAGTGGCAAGAACTTGCCAGCTCTATCCAAATGCGATAGCATCGACTCTTGTACGTAAGTTTTTCTTGGTGTTTTCTGAATGGGAGTGGCCAAATCCAGTGCTACTGAAAGAGCCCGAAGAACAGAACCTTAATTTGCCTGTATGGGACCCAAGAGTAAATCCCAGTGATAGGTACCATCTTATGCCCATAATCACACCAGCGTACCCACAGCAGAACTCCACATACAATGTGTCTGTTTCAACAAGGATGGTCATGATTGAGGAGTTTAAACAAGGGCTGGCCATTACACACGAAATTTTGCTCAGTAAGGCAGAGTGGTCCAAGCTTTTTGAAGCTCCAAGCTTCTTTCAAAAGTACAAGCATTATATTGTACTTCTAGCAAGTGCACCAACAGAAAAACAACATCTAGAATGGGTGGGCTTGGTGGAATCAAAAATCCGAATCCTGGTTGGGAGCTTGGAGAAGAATGAATTTATTACTCTGGCGCATGTGAATCCTCAGTCATTTCCAGCTCCTAAAGAAAATCCGGACAGGGAAGAATTTCGCACGATGTGGGTGATTGGGTTAGTGTTAAAAAAGCCGGAAAACTCTGACGTTCTCAGTATTGATCTCACCTATGATATCCAGTCTTTCACGGATACGGTTTATAGGCAAGCAATAAATACTAAGATGTTTGAGGTAGATATGAAAATTGCTGCCATGCATTTAAGAAGAAAGGAACTTCATCAACTACTACCTAATCAAGtgcttcagagaaagaaaacacattcagCGGAAGGTGTCACTTTGACAGCTTTGAATGACAACAGCCTTGACTTCTCTGTAGACAGCGAAGACGGCATGTCTGTGCCTTCGCCTACTAGCACTATGAAGACCGGCCCGACGACTGGCAGCTGTCCGGGCAGAAACAGTCCTGCTCCTGCTATAATGGTGGCATCTGTGACCAATGTGCAAGTTACTGAAGTCTCCTTGCAACAAGCGAATCCCAGTGAAAGCCTGGGTGCGTCGGGGGAAAGCATCCCTCAGACTGCCTCACCACCAGCGCTTTGTCCGCCACCAAAGCCCACAGTTGCCAGGGTTGTTTCTTCTACACGTCTGGTAAATCATCCGCCCAGGCCTTCAGGGAGCACGGCAACAAACATAGCTAATCCTATGGTGGGAGTCTAG